In the Desulfitobacterium hafniense DCB-2 genome, CCTCAAAATCATCATCAAGCATGCAGCTTAAAATCGCGGGCAAGATACAATCATAATATTTTGTTTTCGGGTGATCATTTATGATATATTGCATTATCACCCATGATGTATCGATATATGCTCTTTGATAATGAACCGGGGTAACATCATGATTATACGTGTAATCTGCAATGAAGTATTTAGATACATCAATAATGTACGGCTCATATTTACTTATAATATAATCTTCAATATTCCTTATTTTTTCATTATACTTTGCATTCCCAAAAAACAATTTATTATCGGGAATTAACTTTATTCTTTTGTTGCTGTCAATATAGCTATCACAGCAAGTCAATCTTACTAAGACAATATTGTCCTTATATTTCAACTTGATATTTTGCCAGTATAAATCAACATAGCTATACCAAATAAAATCAGGCAATTCCAGAATATTACACGAACCAAACTGGTTCGCGTTGTTTTTGTAAAATGAACTGTTATAAAATGTATAATCATATGTTGAAAAAGTCGTCTGCTTGTATATAGCTACGTCTTGGCAAAAATCAAAAAGGTCAATCACTAAAAACTGAGAATTTGAATCCAACAGCATGGGAATTGTTTGTTTTTCTAGTGCATATCTTAAGCAGCGAAATTGATAATCCGAATAATTCATTTCATTCTTATCCAATACATCGATGCTGAAATCGACAGGAGGCATTATACAAGACACGATATTGTTCCTTGCAAAATAAAGATTTACATCTGCATGCTTATTGTCAGGATGATTAAATATGTCCCTGCTGACACAAGAGCCATGAACATCCACCTTAGTCTTTTCCATCACTAACCTCTCAAATATCCAAGTCTTACGAAAT is a window encoding:
- a CDS encoding DUF6270 domain-containing protein, producing the protein MEKTKVDVHGSCVSRDIFNHPDNKHADVNLYFARNNIVSCIMPPVDFSIDVLDKNEMNYSDYQFRCLRYALEKQTIPMLLDSNSQFLVIDLFDFCQDVAIYKQTTFSTYDYTFYNSSFYKNNANQFGSCNILELPDFIWYSYVDLYWQNIKLKYKDNIVLVRLTCCDSYIDSNKRIKLIPDNKLFFGNAKYNEKIRNIEDYIISKYEPYIIDVSKYFIADYTYNHDVTPVHYQRAYIDTSWVIMQYIINDHPKTKYYDCILPAILSCMLDDDFEDFELKNLLSKLPNLFSSSEFVDEIFRTFSVDEIVDNRKFISFVYGQLSRASFMSQFDLEIDEIKTLIETLNKMEPINALCSDVVAFLNNKYKLLSMDVKQLLTSFHQAFDSGDLQWITILSCLRIKDFYNDEVLLYSQHYYSALNDKDNELKFLQLRNVGNNRESL